A region of Ornithorhynchus anatinus isolate Pmale09 chromosome 5, mOrnAna1.pri.v4, whole genome shotgun sequence DNA encodes the following proteins:
- the IRF2BP1 gene encoding LOW QUALITY PROTEIN: interferon regulatory factor 2-binding protein 1 (The sequence of the model RefSeq protein was modified relative to this genomic sequence to represent the inferred CDS: inserted 2 bases in 1 codon) gives MAAGAASRRQWCYLCDLPKMPWAMVWDFSEAVCRGCVNFEGADRIELLIDAARQLKRGHVLPEGRSPGPPGPKPSSAAAAAAAAASQGARGPRRPPGRPPGTATASSAPAAGPGPPPPGEYGSARGCPTGWAAPRRARRRQPPPAPRPGWALVGPVPAGLVTPGLLAAVXPGLGGRGPALPSPAGPGGGAAAAGRPAYGEFEKEKQRSAECLAELNDAMRGRAEEWHGRPKPVREQLLALSACAPFNVRFKKDHGLVGRVFAFDAAARPPGYEFELKLFTEYPSGSGNVYAGVLAVAKQMFQDALKEPGKVISSGFKYLEYEKRHGSGDWRQLAELLTESVRSFKEPAPPEALPQQFLDGACAAAAAAGGPPPALCGLRGPALARPPPPRRRRASPEPEGEGPGKLTGEEQQQRQQHWGLYPGLAPLAEAAGAPSPIAALKNVADALGQSPKESNAVHSTTPGGRQSSASPVSPAQHRLVTRNGDLPAPSSSSSSSSSSSSSSSSSSSSAAAASAASSAAGGGHGQEAAGVPDSSGPAPGAPLCCTICRERLEDTHFVQCPSVPGHKFCFPCSREFIKAQGPAGEVYCPSGDRCPLVGSSVPWAFMQGEIATILAGDVKVKKERDP, from the exons atggcggcgggggcggcgtcgCGGCGCCAGTGGTGCTACCTGTGCGACCTGCCGAAGATGCCGTGGGCCATGGTGTGGGACTTCAGCGAGGCCGTGTGCCGCGGCTGCGTCAACTTCGAGGGCGCCGACCGCATCGAGCTGCTCATCGACGCCGCCCGCCAGCTCAAGCGCGGCCACGTGCTGCCCGAGGGCCGCtcgcccgggcccccggggcccaaGCCCagcagcgccgccgccgccgccgccgccgccgccagccaaggagcccggggcccccgccgcccgccggggaGGCCGCCCGGGACCGCTACGGCGTCGAGCGcgcccgcggcggggccgggcccgccgccccccggggagTACGGCTCGGCCCGCGGATGCCCAACGGGCTGGGCCGCgccgaggagggcgaggaggcgcCAGCCGCCACCAGCCCCACGGCCCGGCTGGGCGCTGGTGGGCCCGGTGCCCGCCGGGCTGGTCACCCCGGGGCTGCTGGCGGCCGT TCCGGGGCTGGGCGGGCGCGGGCCGGCGCTGCCgtcgccggccgggccgggcggcggggcggcggccgccGGGCGCCCGGCCTACGGCGAGTtcgagaaggagaagcagcgcagcGCCGAGTGCCTGGCGGAGCTGAACGACGCCATGCGCGGGCGGGCGGAGGAGTGGCACGGGCGGCCCAAGCCCGTGCGCGAGCAGCTGCTGGCGCTGTCGGCCTGCGCCCCCTTCAACGTCCGCTTCAAGAAGGACCACGGGCTGGTGGGCCGCGTCTTCGCCTTCgacgccgccgcccgcccgccgggctACGAGTTCGAGCTGAAGCTCTTCACGGAGTACCCGTCGGGCTCGGGCAACGTCTACGCCGGCGTGCTGGCCGTGGCCAAGCAGATGTTCCAGGACGCGCTCAAGGAGCCGGGCAAGGTCATCTCGTCCGGCTTCAAGTACCTGGAGtacgagaagcggcacggctccgGCGACTGGCGCCAGCTGGCCGAGCTGCTGACGGAGAGCGTGCGCAGCTTCAAGGAGCCGGCGCCCCCCGAGGCCCTGCCCCAGCAGTTCCTGGACGGGGcctgcgccgccgccgccgccgccggggggccgccccccgccctctgcgGCCTCCGCGGCCCCGCgctggcccggcccccgcccccccgccgccgccgcgcctccCCCGAGCCCGAGGGCGAGGGCCCCGGCAAGCTgacgggggaggagcagcagcagcgccAGCAGCACTGGGGCCTCTACCCGGGCCTGGCGCCGCTGGCCGAGGCGGCCGGGGCCCCCTCGCCCATCGCGGCGCTGAAGAACGTGGCGGACGCCCTGGGCCAGTCCCCCAAGGAGTCCAACGCCGTCCACTCGACCACGCCGGGCGGCCGCCAGAGCAGCGCCAGCCCCGTCAGCCCGGCCCAGCACCGCCTGGTCACCCGCAACGGCGACCTGCCcgcgccctcctcttcctcctcctcctcctcctcctcttcctcctcctcctcctcctcctcctcctccgccgccgccgcctcggcggCCTcctcggcggcggggggcgggcacgGGCAGGAGGCGGCCGGCGTGCCCGACtcgtccggcccggcccccggcgccccGCTCTGCTGCACCATCTGCCGCGAGCGGCTGGAGGATACCCACTTCGTGCAGTGCCCGTCGGTGCCCGGGCACAAGTTCTGCTTCCCCTGCTCGCGCGAGTTCATCAAGGCGCAGGGCCCCGCCGGGGAGGTCTACTGCCCCAGCGGCGACCGGTGCCCCCTGGTGGGGTCCAGCGTGCCTTGGGCCTTCATGCAGGGGGAGATCGCCACCATCCTGGCCGGAGACGTCAAGGTCAAGAAGGAGCGAGACCCCTAG